The sequence CCCGTCGGGATCAGCTTACGCTCAAATGGCTGCAGCGTTACGTCGACAGCGGAACGAAGATCCATACCGGCATCTCCGCTGTGCGCATAAGAAGGGACTCGAATGTCTTCTGACAATAGTTTTATGGGAAGCTCGACATCCATCATCTACCCGATATTCTTAAGTTCACGTGTGAATTCATCAAGATCTTGGAAGTTTTTATATACAGAAGCAAACCTGATATATGCGACGCGATCGAGCTCCTTGAGCCTGACCAACACCATATCACCGAGTTGCTCTGAGTCGATCTCATATTTAAATGAATTTTGGAGAGAAGTTTCTATATCGGAAATCAGTTCATCGATTTGTGAACCGGCGATCGGTCGCTTCGTAGCGGCGACCATGAGACCGCGCCTAAGCTTCGCGTGGTCGAAAGGCTCGGACGATCCATCTTTCTTAATGACTAAGAGAGGCTGTTCTTCGCAACGCTCATACGTGGTGAATCGTTCGCCGCATTGCAGGCATTCTCTTCGACGACGAGTCGCATTCTGCGAGTCGGCATTTCTTGAATCAATGACTTTGCTCTCTTGATGTCCACAGACTGGACAGCGCATACTGTGCCCCTAGATTTAGCATAGCGTTCAATTCCCAATACCATATATAGCGTATCACAAGATGATTGAAGTTAAAGAACAAATTAGGACCGGGGGAAATTTTTTAGAGTGAGAACAACCAAACCGCCGCCAGAGCGATGACGGATATCTCGATGAGACCGATCGGTGGTTGTGCAGTTGCCTCTTTGACGATTGATTTGACGAAACGAGCCATTTCGATTCCTTCCTCACGGTTTTCTTCCCACCCAATGTACCAGGTGCATCGGACACATATGCGAACAAGTGTTCGTAGTAATAATAGTATGCGAACAAGTGTTCGGTGTCAAGCGATAAGCGAACATTTGTTTGTAAATTTCTTGAGGTGCTGTTAGACTATGTGGTAAGAGAAATAATCATCATGAGTGAGAGTTTTGAGGAGCCTATATGGTGCATCAAAAGATTACAGCCAAGCAAGAAGCTGTATATGATTACATCAAGAGCTATATAGAGCTCAACTCATTTCCCCCTTCGGTGAGGGATGTCGCCGAAGCACTCGGCGTGTCCTCCCCGGCCACCATCCACGGACATATTTCCACTTTGGTCGAGAAGGGGTATCTCAGCCGAAATGCCGGTAAGTCGCGTGCTCTCTCCCTCCTCGCAGACCCGCAGGATCGGGAGAGCATTTTAAAGGATAACGAAGGGCCATCGGATCCCGGACTGAGCTATGGAGAGGTAGTCGGAGTGCCCGTGGTCGGCTCTGTGGCCGCCGGATCCCCTATCCTCGCAGAGGAAAATATAGAGGACACATATGCACTCCCCGCGTCTTTAATCCACGGTGAAACATATATGTTGCGCGTAAAAGGCGAATCGATGATCAATATCGGTATTTTCGATGGTGATTTAGTCATAGTGAGAAAGCAGGATACTGCCAACAACGGAGATGTCGTCGTTGCCCTACTCGAAGACAGCGCGACGGTAAAGACATATTATCGCGAGGCGAATCGTATACGATTGCAACCTGAGAATGATACTATGGAGCCGATTTATTCGACCGATGTCCGCATCGCAGGAAAAGTGGTCGGGCTCTTGAGGATGGGACTGTAAGTGAAAACGGCAATACTGTATTCGACCCACTTCGGCTACACGGGCGAAGCCGCGTTAGCATTGAAAGAAGCACTGAAAAAACCTGCCAAAGTGATACCGTTCGATAACTTGAATCCTCCGAAAATTGAGGAATATGACACGATTGTCCTCGGCTCTTCGATTCGTATGGGTCTGATCAACCCTGATTTTCGAAGTTGGTTGGAGAAGAATAAGCTCGAATTGGCCTCGAAACGTATTGCACTATTTCTAGCCTGCGGTTTTCCCAAAGATTTCAATACATATATTCAGAATAATTTTCCAAGAGAAATCATCGAATCCTCGATTTCGACGGTCGCCATCGGCGGAAAGCTCGACGGGAAAATGAAGTGGTTCGACCGTCTGCTCGTCAAACTCATGAAGAAGCAGGTTGAAAAATCTGGGGGAAGCCCAATCGTTCCTACTCTTTCGAATTTCGATGATCTTGTTGCGGCTCTTGAGAATACGGAGCAAAAGTCGCCGAGTATCGGCGCGGAACCCTCAGTGTAAGTTCGGTGCCGGCCTCCCCGTATGATTCGCTTATGAGGCTTGTATGCTCGTGGGCGAATTGAACCAGGTCTCCTCTCGTGTAAGGCAGGAGTACCTGCATGAGAGTCGTGCTTTCCGAAGCGCGTCTCTCTATCTCGCCGGTCAACGCCTCGAATCCACTTCCGTCAAGCGCCGAGACGGCGACGGAGCCGGGATAACGTTCCAAAAGTTTTGATAGTTCTCCCTTTTCAAGGGTATCCGATTTATTCCAAACAATGAGAGCGTCGATTTTCTCGGAGTCGATTTCTTGCAATACCACTTGCACTGCGTCGAGCAACTCTTTGCGAAATTGCGATCCAGCATCAACGACATGCAACAACAAATCGGCATCTTGGACTTCGGCGAGTGTTGATTGAAAAGCGGCAACCAATTCATGGGGCAACTTATTGATGAATCCGACGGTATCGGTAAGCGTTGTTTCCCGCCCGCTCGGAAGGGTGAACTGTCGTGTCGTCGAATCGAGTGTGGCGAAAAGCTTATCGTACGTCAGCACATGAGAGCCGGTCAGAGCGTTGAGAAGTGTCGATTTTCCCGCATTCGTATAACCGACGAGGGACACGCGGTAAATGCCACTGTTCAACCGTCGAGTCCTTTGAGTTGTTCTTTGGCGCTCAACCACACGCAAGACTTCTTTAAGTGTCGCTATGCGCTTCCTGGCAAGTCTCCGGTCTGTTTCAAGTTGAGATTCACCGGTTCCGAATCGTGCGCCGACGCCACCACCGAGTTTTTCTTTCACCAAATGCGACCACATACCGCGAAGACGAGGTAATTCGTATTCCAATGTCGCCAGTTCGACCTGGAGTTTTCCTTCGCGAGTTTTTGCATGGAGCGCGAAAATATCGAGAATGAGAGCGGTTCTATCCATGACGCGTACATCTTCACCGAAGATTTTTTCGAGATTAGCCTGTTGTCGCGGGTTGAGCTCGTCGTCGAAAATAACATAATCGGCGCGCTCGGCAACGGCCGTTTGTCTCACTTCTTCTGCTTTTCCACTTCCGATGAAGGTGGCCGGATGAGGCGCGTCGAGCCTTTGGGAGGTTGTTCCCACGACATCTCCCCCCGCAGTATCGACGAGTCGGGCGAGTTCAGCCAGAGACTCTTCGAGGCTCCACGATCCGCCGGTCGATGTTTCAATGGCAATGAGCACCGCACGAGGGCGGTACTCATCAGTTGAACCGGTTATGTCGATTATATCTTGAGCCAATTAGAGAAGCACCTTTATCCCAATGCTTTCATGCGGTTGAGAGCTTCGACGAGTCGGTCATCCTCAGTTGCGAGTGAAATACGGAAATAGCCTTCACCATAAGGGCCATAGGCGGTGCCCGCCGCTATGATGACGTGCGCCTCGTCGAGTACTCTCGAGGCATATTCTTGTGAAGTGTAGCCGACAGGCACCTGTGCCCAGATGAAAATGGTTCCTTTGGGATCGTGCGCCTTGAGGCCCATGTCGCCAAGCGTCTCGATTACGAGATCGCGCCGATGCTGATATAAAGAGGCCATCGCCTTTACGTCGCTTTGATCACCGAGAAAAGCTTCGATTGCCGCATCTTGCACAGCGGTGAATATGCCCGAATCGATATTGGACTTGACGGTGCCGAGCGTCTTGATGG comes from Coriobacteriia bacterium and encodes:
- the lexA gene encoding transcriptional repressor LexA — protein: MVHQKITAKQEAVYDYIKSYIELNSFPPSVRDVAEALGVSSPATIHGHISTLVEKGYLSRNAGKSRALSLLADPQDRESILKDNEGPSDPGLSYGEVVGVPVVGSVAAGSPILAEENIEDTYALPASLIHGETYMLRVKGESMINIGIFDGDLVIVRKQDTANNGDVVVALLEDSATVKTYYREANRIRLQPENDTMEPIYSTDVRIAGKVVGLLRMGL
- the hflX gene encoding GTPase HflX → MTGSTDEYRPRAVLIAIETSTGGSWSLEESLAELARLVDTAGGDVVGTTSQRLDAPHPATFIGSGKAEEVRQTAVAERADYVIFDDELNPRQQANLEKIFGEDVRVMDRTALILDIFALHAKTREGKLQVELATLEYELPRLRGMWSHLVKEKLGGGVGARFGTGESQLETDRRLARKRIATLKEVLRVVERQRTTQRTRRLNSGIYRVSLVGYTNAGKSTLLNALTGSHVLTYDKLFATLDSTTRQFTLPSGRETTLTDTVGFINKLPHELVAAFQSTLAEVQDADLLLHVVDAGSQFRKELLDAVQVVLQEIDSEKIDALIVWNKSDTLEKGELSKLLERYPGSVAVSALDGSGFEALTGEIERRASESTTLMQVLLPYTRGDLVQFAHEHTSLISESYGEAGTELTLRVPRRYSATFAPYSQEPQQDHRNSKE
- the nrdR gene encoding transcriptional repressor NrdR, with amino-acid sequence MRCPVCGHQESKVIDSRNADSQNATRRRRECLQCGERFTTYERCEEQPLLVIKKDGSSEPFDHAKLRRGLMVAATKRPIAGSQIDELISDIETSLQNSFKYEIDSEQLGDMVLVRLKELDRVAYIRFASVYKNFQDLDEFTRELKNIG